In Helianthus annuus cultivar XRQ/B chromosome 8, HanXRQr2.0-SUNRISE, whole genome shotgun sequence, a single genomic region encodes these proteins:
- the LOC110873823 gene encoding uncharacterized protein LOC110873823, translating into MEEHLSLRVDPDEKSEAHGVEESLIQSVECRICQEEDIIENVEVPCACSGSLKFAHRKCVQRWCNEKRDIVCEICRQPYKPGYTAPPPQSDDTLIDISDPRVSAMSAAEQQRLIESDYDEYEDSGASSASLCRSAAIILMALLLLRHSLSIGDDDSDDDDDPSVIFALFLLRAAEFLLPCYILVWAIGILQRCRQTQEDESLAAANVPFMTQAEQHRGLNVTIAPGPVVAPTPTSTPPVISTHDTIQ; encoded by the exons ATGGAAGAGCACCTAAGTTTACGTGTTGATCCTGATGAAAAATCTGAGGCTCATGGTGTAGAAGAGTCGTTGATTCAATCAGTAGAATGTCGAATCTGCCAGGAGGAAGATATCATCGAAAACGTGGAAGTTCCTTGTGCTTGCAGTGGCAGCCTCAAG TTTGCTCATAGGAAATGCGTTCAACGATGGTGCAATGAGAAAAGAGACATAGTTTGTGAAATCTGTCGTCAG CCTTACAAACCTGGTTACACTGCTCCCCCACCTCAATCTGATGACACCCTCATCGATATCAG TGATCCTCGAGTCTCGGCTATGTCAGCTGCTGAACAGCAACGACTGATTGAGTCAGACTATGATGAGTATGAAGACAGCGGTGCCAGTAGTGCCTCTCTTTGTCGCTCAGCTGCCATCATC TTGATGGCTCTTCTGCTATTAAGGCATTCTCTCAGTATCGGAgatgatgatagtgatgatgatgatgatccttCTGTCATTTTTGCT CTTTTTCTGCTTCGGGCAGCTGAGTTTCTTCTTCCTTGCTACATATTGGTCTGGGCAATCGGTATATTGCAACGCTGCAGACAAACACAG GAAGATGAATCTCTGGCGGCTGCCAATGTTCCATTCATGACTCAGGCCGAACAACACAGAGGGTTGAATGTCACCATTGCACCAGGACCCGTCGTGGCTCCAACACCCACATCCACACCGCCAGTAATCTCCACCCATGATACTATTCAATAG